The following DNA comes from Verrucomicrobiota bacterium.
GGAGCAAAGGTGGTTGGATTGGGGCGGCCGCGACGGGGCAGGCAATCAGACGTATCAGCCGCCGGGCGGCGGAGGATTCCGCATCGAAGAAGTATTGCCAGGATCGAGTTCAAACCTTAGAAGGATCACATGACTAGAGTTCGTCGATCGCCTTCGGGGTTCACGCTCATCGAATTGCTCGTGGTCATTGCCATCATCGCTATCCTGGCCGGAATGCTGCTGCCGGCGTTGAGCAAGGCGAAGCTCAAGAGCCACCAGACCGTCTGTCTGAGCAATTTGAAGCAACTGCAGCTTTGTTGGACGATGTACGCTGATGACCATCAGGATAAAATTGTCTCGAACGATCCGAACGTGGGACCTGGCTCCCGCTCCTGGATTCTGGGTTACATGCAAGACAACCACCTCGATTCGACCAACCGCACATTGATCGAGAAAGGCACGCTATTCCCCTACAATGCTTCCACCGCGATCTATCGTTGTCCGAGCGACCTGGGACGCTCCACCCTTGGCGGAAAGAAGCACCTGCGCGTCCGCAGTTACGCGATGAACGGCTATATGAACGGTGTTGATGTCGGACTCGTTTTCTTCAGTCAGCGAGGTTACAAAGTGAATTTAAAGACTTCTGAGATCGCCTCGCCGCCGCCCTCGCGGGCCTTTGTCCTACTCGACGAGCATCAAAATAGCATCGACGACGGCCATTACGGATTTGCACCGGAAGGCGACATCTGGATGAACCTCCCCGCCATGTGGCACAATCGCGGGTGCAACTTCTCCTTTGCTGACGGTCACGCCGATGGGTTGAAATGGCGCGATCCGCGCACGCTTTCGATCAAGGTCATCAACTCCATCCGCACAGCCAATAACTCCGACCTAAAGCAGCTCCAGTCGATCGTTGCGACAAAGACAAATTGAGCGGGGAAGAGAATCATCTCCTGCGAGTGGCCCGGCGTGAAGCAGCCGGTGAGCGACGCTTCATTTCAAATCTCCGATCTGCACGTGTTCCGTGTCTGGCCGGTGAGCGAGGTTGCCCGGACGCCGGGCGTGAGCGCGGCTGGGTCGTCCTTCGACCCGCCGCTGCACGTCGAAGAGTCTGGAGTCGTCCGACCGGTCCGCGCGGAGCGGTGGGTCTCCGACCCAGCCGCGCTCCCCAAAACGAGACTTGCTGACCATGATACTCAGCGGCTTGCGCTCAACATGGAGTGTGGCCAGCTTCCAGGCCAGCGAATGAAACCGCTCGTCAACCTGGAGGAACAGATCGGCAAGACCGTCGGCCGGCGAGGTCCTCCGACGGGTCTGCGGGACAGCACGGCGTACACGCGGGCGGATGCGCGCGACTGGCAACGAGCGTTCCGTCCTCCCGGGATCCCTCGTGGCGTGTATCGGTTTGCCAGTCATGAGGAGGCTGACGCGTGGCTGACGAAGATGCTCACCCGGGTGCGTCCGACCTAGAATCGCGCGAAAGCGAAGTCTTCTATTTTTTGGGCAGGATCTTCACCACCACGGCTTGTTCGGGGGCCAGGTATCTCCGCGCCGCCTGGATGATGGCCTCGCGAGTGACTGATTCGAACCGGGCATCCTCCCCGTCCGCGTGCCGGTAACCCAGTCCGTAGAGCTCGTCCAAGGCGTGATTCATCGCCTGAACCCCGAGATCCTGCCGCCCAATCTTGCGCTGGCCCAATATTTTATTCTTGGCCCTGCGCAGTTCGTCATCCGTCAATCCGTCCTGACGCAGCAAGCGGACTTCCTTCTGGAATTCCTCGACGACCCGGCTTGCGTGCTCGGCCGCGGTGCCCGCGTAGAAGGCAAAGAAGCCCGGGGAGATGCCGACAAAACTGAAGGCGCCGAGGTAATAGGCCAATCCGAGCTGGTCTCTCACGCGGAGAAACAAGCGTGACCCCATGTCGCTGCACGATTCCTGGAGCAAATCGACGGCGTGACGGTCGGCGCGATCCACGCAGGTTCCCGGGAAGCCCATCAACACCACCGCCTGTTCCTTTTCGCGTTGCTCCACGATCTCGGCGCCGCCCGCCGAGGGATCGGGAGCGAATCTTCGCATCGCCTCCAGCGACACGCCGGAGGCAGGATTCCATGCTCCGAGCGATTCGCGAACCTTTTCCAAAACCTGATCCGTGTTCACGTTTCCAAAGACCGCCAGAACGGCACGATCCGGGGAAAGCATGCTGTGGTGGGCGGCTTTGAGGTCCTCCACGGCGAGTTGAGCGACGCTGGCTTCCTCGCCGTGCAATTGCAGTCCGTAGCCCGAACGTCCGAACATTTTCCGCGCCAGGGTATGCAGTCCGACGTGCAGCAGTTGATCCTGCATGGAACGGATTTCGGCGATTTGATTCGTCCGTTCCCTTTCCAATGCATCGGCGGGGTAGGCCGGATGGAGGAGGACGTCCGACAGAAAATCGATGCCTTTGTCGAAGTCTTCACCGAGAAATTCGGCGGTGGCTCCAAAACTGTTGTTGCCGGCATAGGTGTCGAGGGAGCCGCTCAAGGACTCGATCTCCCGGGCCAGTTGTTCGGCGCTGCGCCGAGTCGTGCCCTGCATCATCATGCGTCCGAGCAAATAGCCGGCTCCATTGCGCGCTTCCGTTTCGGCCAGGACGCCGCCGAGGGTGGCGAGTCGGAATTCCACGAAGGGAAGCTTCCTGCTTTCCTTGATGAGCACGCGCAGGCCGTTGGGCAGCCGGTGGAGCTGAATGGCACCCTCTTCCGAGGACGCCTGGGTCGTGGAGGTCTGCACTCGAGTGCCCGAGGGCAGCAAGCCGTAAATCGTGCGGTTGTCCTCGGTCAAATGCCGGCCGGCGGCTTGCTGAAGGTCCTGAGGCGTCAACCGCCGCACGGCCTCGACGTAGCGGGTGGTAAAATTCAGGTCTCCCGCCGCGAGCCAGTTGCCGCCTAATTCCTGCGCCTGGCCCTCCATCGTTTTTCTCGTCGCCAGCGATGCGGTGACGCATTGTTTCACCGCCTTGGCCAGTTCCGAAGGGTCCACGGGGTGTTGGCGGAGGCGGTCCACTTCCGCGGCAATGGCGTCGCGCGCCTCGGCAAGTTTCGCGGGTTCCAGCATCGCGCTGATTCCGAACAAGCCTGGATTGCCGGGATTGTACATCCAGGCGTCGATGGAATTTACGACCGCTTTTTTTTCGCGCACGTTTTGAAACAGGCGTGAGCTGCGTCCGTGTCCCAGCAGCATGGAGAGCGTTTGCAACGCGGGAATCTCCGGGTCCCTGACATCGGGGATGTGCCAGCTCCAATGGATGTGTCCGAGTTCGATCTTGGCTTCCTCGTAACAATGGCGGGCGCCCACCTGTTTGGGTTCGTGCACGAAGGGGATGGGGTCGACGGGCCGCGCCTTCGTTTTGGAATAGGCCTCGGCGATTTGTTCGATTACTTCCGCCGCCTTCACGTCGCCGGCCACGACGAAAAACACGTTGTTGGGCGCGTAGCGATGCTCGTAGTAACTCCGGATATCCTCCGGTTTCAACTCGTTGAAGATGTCCAAATACCCGATCACGGTGTGGCGATAGGGGCTGCGGGTATAAGCGGTCTCAAACAAACGACGGATCGAGCGGGTTCCCGGATCGTCCTGCCCCATTTCCATTTCCCGGCGGATGACATCCAGTTCTTGGGCCAGCGTATCGGCGGGAAGCGTGGCGTGCTGCATGATGTCGCAGAGTACATCGATCGCGACGCGCTTGCCCGTGTCCGGCGCATTGATCCAATAGACCGTCCGGTCGAAGCTGGTATAGGCGTTCATGTAGCCGCCGGCGTCCTGCACTTCCTGGCTGATATGGGCTCCTTCGCGGCGGGCTGTGCCCTTGAACAACATGTGCTCCAACACGTGGGAGAGGCCGGCTCCCAGCCAGCGTCCTTCGTGAATGCTGCCCGTCCGGCACCAGGCTTGGGCGCTGACGACCGGCGCGGTGGAGTCTTCGCGCACGATGATCGTGAGCCCGTTGGGGAGAGTGGTGAACGTCGTGGCGGGAGGAAGGCCTTCGGTGGTGGATGTCAAAGTCATAGACGAAGCGAGAGGACGGCCAAGGCACGGGCCGGCCTTGGGTGAAACATGGGAATCGGAGCGCGGCGGGAAATCATCAAGCCTTGGAGACGGCGCCGGAATCCGGGCTGGCGGGCTGGCGGCTTGCGCGGGGCAGAAACGGGCGCCGGAAGGCCTCATCGAAATCGTAGCCTTCTTTGAAATCATCCCTGCTGTCGGTTTCGGTCTTGGCCAGCAGATTGCTCTCCACCATGTTGAAGACGAGATCGCCGAAATCCGCGCAGCGGGTCACCCCCCAGGCCTCGAGCAACGTTTTCGTCATCGGACCGTATTGCTTGAGGGCAAAGTCGCGGATGCCCGCCAGCAACTCCTGCCCGGTGACGTGGCGGACCACGTCCTTTTCGGACCGGTTCATCATCTTCTGCGTGTGATCCAGCGCTTCGCGAATGAAATGGTAGGCGTCCCGGTGAAAACGCGGATCCTGTTCCAGGATTTTCTCCAATACTTCGTCAAAGCTCGGGGTTTGCATGAGAACGGTGGAAACGGATCAGTCGGCGCGCGCCGTCACGGCGGGGGAAGGCGGGGAAGGCTGGGGTTGCATCGCGAGCCATGACTTGACGCACCAACCCGCTGCCAGCAGGAACAGGGCCACGGCCAGCACGGTTTGTTCTTGTCGAGTTAAACGATTCATGGCCGATGGCGAGGCGTGCTGGTTGATCACGCTGGGACTCGCCTTGGTTGCACGGCACGGTCTGCCGCAAATCCGCCTTGCCGACAATCAATTTCTTCGATTTCTTCGTGGCCTCAGCAGCGGCATCGCCTGCAGCGCGGTCATCCCAACGCACAGCCCCCCCCACAGATCTCCCCAGCGACGGAAGCCCGTGGACGAGCGGGATTTCCCGGGCCACACGCCCACTTCCGCGATTTTAAAGCCAGGTCCATAAACATCTTTCGGGGAACCCGCCTGGACCTCGTGCATTCGGCCCAGGGGGTCGATCCAACAGGTGAGTCCGTTGTTGGTGGCCCTGATGACGGGACGCCCGTTTTCCAAGGCTCGAAAGGCTGCGTTCATGGCATGCTGCCATTGGGCCGAACTTTCCCCGAACCAACCGTTGTTCGTCAGGTTGAGGATCCAGTCGGTCTCCTCTTCCACGGCCGCGCGCGTGGAATGAGGGAACACATCCTCGAAACAAATCGACATCGACATTCGCACCGAAAGATCGGGCATCGTGAAATGGCCCGGCCTACGTCCAGGTTCGAATCCTGTACCGATCGGCGTCAGCCAGTTCAAGAATGGGAGCCACTGGGCAAGCGGAACGTACTCGCCAAAGATCACCAGCCGTCGCTTGCGGTAGGAAGCCAGCACACTCCCGGAGCGATCGAGCAAGAACGCCGCGTTGTAGTATCGGTAGGCCTCGCGTCCGGGATTCCCGGGAACGGGTTCGGCATCGTCGGCCCCAAAGACCATCCAAACTCGAGCCTCCGCCGCCATCCGGGTCATGGTTTCAAAATGCTCCTGACTGAAGGAGGGCAGGGCGGCTTCCGGCCACACCAATACATCCGGACGTGCGGCCAGGGCCAGCCGCGAAAGCTCGATCATCTTCTGAAAGCGAGGTCCGTCCTCCTTTCGATCCCAAATCAGCAATTGAGGAATGCTGGGCTGAATCAAGGCCACTTTGACCGTTCGCTCTGACTTCGGATAGTGCTGGATGCGCATCCAGCCCCAGGCAAACGCCAGCACGAGGGCCATTCCCGGCAACGCCAGATCCGCCAGCCAGCCCGCCGGCCGGGAGAAGAGGGATGGACCCGGACCGAGGATCGTTGGCCGGGGGTGGGTGAGCGGGGACGAAACGGGTGCCCTGGCAATCCCGGCAATGCTCAATCCGGCGCCCAGGAGTGCGATGGAACTCCAAACCACGAAGAACGAGACAAGGTAAGGCCCGCCGAGGGATCCGAGCTGCACGAGTGGCAACAAGGACAATTGGGACATGCCCACTGGAAGCCAGGGAAAACCTGTGAACAGCCGCGCCATCAACCATTCTCCTGCGACCCAGCAGACGGCGCATCCCAGGATCCAACTGGAGCGTCGGCCCCATGGGGTGTTGTTCCAGATTGAGGCTACGGAAGGCAGACCTGGATTCATCGAAAGATCTTCTCCTTCCGAAGGCAGGCTCGAGGCGGGTGAAGTCAGACAGCGGGCGAGGGTTTCCTGGCAAAACCAGTTCCAGACTCCCACGTAAGACCCCACGTAAGCCGACAGAGCGATCCAACCGGCGAGGGCTCCGGCAGGGAAAGGGATGTTCAGCAGCCAGCGAAGCGCGAAGAGTGCGAAGGCGAATCCTGCCAGCCAGCCGTGCAGCCATGCTGCGCGTCCTCGCGTTCCCAGTCCGGCCAGCAGGATCCCTCCGGGGGCCAGCCACGCCAACGCAAACCAGCCCGGCAAAGGAAATGCCAATCCGAGCGCCACGCCCGCAAGGATCAAGCAAGTGATCCGTCTCCAAGGCCAACCTTGCCTGAAGGGTTTCCAGGGATCCCGGTGCTTGACTGCCGGACCTCCGGCGGGTTCCGGATGATTTGAGGCGTTTATGGAATGGGATTCTTCCATGCGCATCGGTTCGTCATGGGATTGATCCTGGGGCGGCCAGCATCCCGGCTTCAATCTGAATGAGGCGGAGGCGTGGCGCGCTTGTGCCAGGCGACGAGGCTGCGGCTGGCTCCTTGAACACGGCCGAGCTCCGGGATTCCCCTCATTCGGCCCTGCAACCTGCGAAAGCATCGTCCCAGGGTTGCTTGAAAAACTTGCGGAGCGGTGGGTCTTGGGCAGATTGGAGCGATGAACATTCGACTTTTCGTCAAGCCGTGGTGCCCTTGGTGCATCCAGGCCGTGCAGTGGCTTGACGCACACGGAATTCGTTACGAGACCCTTGATGTCACGTCGGATGCGGAAGCCTTTCGAGAAATGGAGGCCATTTCAGGTCAAACCCTGGCCCCGGTGATTGACGTGGATGGGAAGATCCTGGCGGATTTTGGGGCCAAGGAGCTGGCGGCGTTCTGGAAGACGCTTGAAAAGGAAAGCGCGTGAATTCCACTGTTCCCACGGGCGAGGTTCGACCGCGCTTGCCGGCCTGGCTAAGATTGCCGCTGCCCACGTCGAACACCTACGCGCGGACCCGGTCGCTCCTGGACGAGCTCAAGTTGCACACCGTGTGCGAGAGCGCGAAGTGCCCAAACCATTGGGAGTGTTGGAGCCAGGGGACGGCCACGTTCATGATCGCCGGCGATCGTTGCACCCGGGCCTGCGGGTTTTGCGCCGTGGCCACCGCAAAACCGCTGCCGTTGGATGGGGACGAACCCGGGCGGGTGGCGGAGGCGACAAGGCGGATGGGTTTGAAGCATGTGGTGATTACCGCGGTGGCCCGTGATGATCTGGCCGACGGTGGAGCGGGACATTTCCGCCGAACCATCGAATGCGTGCGGGACTTGAATCCGGGCATCGTCATCGAGGTCTTGGTGCCCGATTTCAATAATCGAGACGCGTCCATTCAAATGGTGTTGGAAGCGCGTCCGGAAGTGTTCAACCATAATTTGGAAACGGTGAAGCGTCTCACGCCGGGCGTGCGATCGCGCGCCGTTTATGACCGGTCGCTGGAGGTGTTGCGCAAGGCCAAAGCGATGGGTCGCGGAACCCTCTACACGAAGTCCGGGCTGATGCTCGGTTTGGGGGAGACGGAGGAGGAAGTGCGGCAAGCGCTCCTGGACCTTCGAGGATCGGGTTGTGACCTTGTCACCCTGGGGCAGTATTTGCAGCCGACGCCTGCCCACCTGCCGGTCTCACGATTCGTGGAGCCCGCAGAATTCGCGCGCTGGGCGGAGGAGGCGCGGTCGCTGGGGTTTCTGCACGTGGCCAGCGGGCCACTGGTCCGGAGTTCCTACCACGCGGCTGAGTTTCAGATTCCTTCCCGGCGGGGCTGAGAAGGCTGTCGGCGGACGGAGAGGGCGGGTCAACGGCCTCGGAAAAGGGATCGGAACACCGGAGTGCGCGTGAAGGTGCGGCCTAGAAAAATAACCACCACCGCCACGCCGACGGCGAGCACGAGGAGGGCGAATGCCTTCGCGAAGCGAGCTTGGCGGAATACTTTCTCGGTGCTTTCCTTCTGAGCTTGTTGAAATAGCTCGAATTCCTTTTCGATGGAGATGAGCTCCAAGGATTCCTCGCGCAGCACCAGGCACGCGAGGGGAGGCGTTTGCGGCCCCCATTCTTCAGGCCACTTTTTTCGAGCCATTTCGGTGGGATCGCCAAACCCATTCGATTTCCAAAACTCGTCCGGGCTTCGAATCCAAAGCCGGAAGAGTCCGAGATTCCGGGCGAGGGATTGGACACGAGGCCAGAGGGTGGCACGAACGAGTCCGGCGGACTCCGGCTGGGCATAGGCTTCGCTGTGGATCAAGGCATTTTGGCCGGAGACGCGGACGGCGGCGCAGCCGGCGAGGATTTGGCGTTCATCGAAAGCCACTTGGAATTCAGTGATTTGCCGCTCAGCTTCGGACGCCTCGATGCCATGTTGTGTCCAGAGGGTCTTGAGGGCGGGAAGGTCGTCGATATTCGCCCGGCGAGCGGTAAGGGCCGCTAAGGTCATGGGCCTTTAGACTAGGTGCAGACGCAGAAATAGCAAGCGGGTGCGAGCAAGTTGCATTGACCTGAAGTGGTTGCGGGCGTTAAAGGCTAGTTGGACTTCATGATGCGACCATCCTCGTTCACTCATCGTCCAAGCTTGTTTGGTTGGCTGGTATCGATCTCATGGCTGTTGCTGTGGCCTGCGCTGCTGTGGTCGCAGCCGACCAATCCGGATATGCCGACGTACCGACGGGGCGGGTTCAGTTCCATCAACGCGATGGGAGTCACCCTGTTCAAGGTGGTAAAACCGCAATATCGGGACCAGTTGCATTTCAGGCCGGCGAGCCTGGAAACCGATGTGTCGCCCTACATCAGGCTGGAGGAATACAAGGATGCCGACCTTCCCCGGCCGATGCGTCTGGTGTTCGTCTCTGTGGGCTTCATCGATTTGGTGAACAATCTGGCGCACGCGAAAGCGGCGGACAAAGCAGAGCGAGGTTTTTTCGACCGCTACGTTCAGGTGCTGGCGAAGGAATCCGGAGAAATGCAACTGCCTCAGATTCCGCGGATCACGGACCCGAAGTTTTGGACGGATGCGATGATGAACGAGCAGGAAAGCAACTTCAGCCAGATGGTGGGGATGATCATGGCCATCCATCTTTCGCACCATTATCTCGGTCATTACCAAAAATATGCGGAACAATTGACGGACGTGCAGAGCAAGCCTGTTTCGATCAACCAGTTTCTGACGGAGGCTGAATGGCAGGCAGCGGTCAAGGCCGGCACGGTGAATTCGTTGAATGCCGGCTACGGCATCGAAGGCGTTACCGCCTTGTTCGACGCCCTGGATCGCATGCAAATTCGCCCGCCCTGGGCTGTTCATTTCCTGCCTCCTTTTGTCAAGGTGGGCAAACTGAAGAAGTACCAAAAACTCCTGGAGGACAGCTTCTTCGCCAACAAAGAGTTGTAAGACCAAGGACGATGGAAATGAACCCGCGGGGCCTCATTCGGGATTTCCTGTTCGCCTTGTGTGTTTTCCAGGTGTTTTCCGTGATGGCGGGCCAAGGGGCGGGCGGGGAGATTCCGGGAGGGTCAGCTTTGCCGAAGCTCGGGCAGGTTCCGCATTACGTGGGATCCGCGGATTGCCGGGAATGTCACCGGGACCAACACTCCAGCTGGCATCGGAGTTATCACCGCACCATGACCCAACTGCCGTCGCGGGAGTCCATCAAGGCGGACTTCAACAACGTGTCGCTGACCAACAACGGGGTTCGGTTCACGTTATTTCAGAAGACCCATGAATTCTGGGTGCGCATGGCGAGAATCGGCGCGCCGGGGATTCAAGCCACGGGAGAGGCCTCGGCCGAGTTTCCCATCGGGTTGGTAACGGGGTCCCATCACATGCAGGTTTTTTGGGTGGGTGACGAGGAGGCTCAATGCCAGGTTGGTTTTCCCTTCACCTGGTTGATTCCGGAAAAGAAGTGGGTTCCCCGGAATTCAACGTTTATCCGTCCGCCCCATGCTCAGCATCGTTCGGAGACGTGGAACCAGGTGTGCGCTCGCTGCCACAGCACGGCTCCGCAGCCGAACTTGGATCGCGGGGCGAGGCGATGGAAGACGCAAGTGGAGGAGTTGGGCATCAGTTGCGAGGCTTGCCATGGCCCTGGGGAAAAGCATTCGCATTTGTTTCGAGAACGCGCCAAAGCGGGGCTGACCGGGCCGGTGGCGGAACCCCACATCATCAATCCTGAGAAGTTGAGTCCGGTTCGCGCCTCACAAATCTGCGGAAACTGTCATTCCATGAAGTGGTGGGAGAGCGCCACCGGATGGCCGGTGCGGGAATTCCCCTACCGCCCGGGAGACGATCTGGAAGCTACGACGCCGATCATTCGTCCCAAGGAAATCGATCGCCAGCCCTGGTTGAAACGCGTGCTGGAGCGCAATCCGGAGCTGCTCGCGGATTTCTTCTGGCCGGACGGCATGGTGCGCGTCAGTGGCCGTGACTACAATGGATTGATCGAGTCGCCATGCTACAAGTCAGGCCAGTTTTCATGCATGTCCTGCCATTCCATGCATGACAGTGAGCCCGCTTCACAGTTGGCGCGCCATCGGACGGACCAGCGGGCCTGTTTGCAGTGTCATCCGAAATTCGGGGCGGAGGAGGCGCTGGTGGCGCACACGCGCCACCGCGCGGGATCCTCGGGCAGCCAGTGTTACGACTGCCACATGCCTCATACGAGCTACGGAGTTTTGAAAGCGATCCGCAGTCATCAAGTGAGCAGTCCGAGTGTGACGGTGTCGAAGGCGACGGGGCGTCCGAATGCCTGCAATTTGTGCCATCTGGACAAGACGCTGGAATGGACGGCTGAGCATCTGGAGCGGTGGTATGGACAGCGCAAACCTGAATTGAGCGGGGAGGAACGGACGGTGGCAGATTCCGTTCGCACTGCACTTTCCGGGGATGCCGGGCAGCGGGTGTTATGGGCGTGGCATTTGGGCTGGGAACCGGCTCGAAAGGCGAGCGGAGGTGACTGGATGGTGCCGGTATTGGGGCAGATGTTGGACGA
Coding sequences within:
- a CDS encoding type II secretion system protein, giving the protein MTRVRRSPSGFTLIELLVVIAIIAILAGMLLPALSKAKLKSHQTVCLSNLKQLQLCWTMYADDHQDKIVSNDPNVGPGSRSWILGYMQDNHLDSTNRTLIEKGTLFPYNASTAIYRCPSDLGRSTLGGKKHLRVRSYAMNGYMNGVDVGLVFFSQRGYKVNLKTSEIASPPPSRAFVLLDEHQNSIDDGHYGFAPEGDIWMNLPAMWHNRGCNFSFADGHADGLKWRDPRTLSIKVINSIRTANNSDLKQLQSIVATKTN
- a CDS encoding insulinase family protein, encoding MISKKATISMRPSGARFCPAQAASPPARIPAPSPRLDDFPPRSDSHVSPKAGPCLGRPLASSMTLTSTTEGLPPATTFTTLPNGLTIIVREDSTAPVVSAQAWCRTGSIHEGRWLGAGLSHVLEHMLFKGTARREGAHISQEVQDAGGYMNAYTSFDRTVYWINAPDTGKRVAIDVLCDIMQHATLPADTLAQELDVIRREMEMGQDDPGTRSIRRLFETAYTRSPYRHTVIGYLDIFNELKPEDIRSYYEHRYAPNNVFFVVAGDVKAAEVIEQIAEAYSKTKARPVDPIPFVHEPKQVGARHCYEEAKIELGHIHWSWHIPDVRDPEIPALQTLSMLLGHGRSSRLFQNVREKKAVVNSIDAWMYNPGNPGLFGISAMLEPAKLAEARDAIAAEVDRLRQHPVDPSELAKAVKQCVTASLATRKTMEGQAQELGGNWLAAGDLNFTTRYVEAVRRLTPQDLQQAAGRHLTEDNRTIYGLLPSGTRVQTSTTQASSEEGAIQLHRLPNGLRVLIKESRKLPFVEFRLATLGGVLAETEARNGAGYLLGRMMMQGTTRRSAEQLAREIESLSGSLDTYAGNNSFGATAEFLGEDFDKGIDFLSDVLLHPAYPADALERERTNQIAEIRSMQDQLLHVGLHTLARKMFGRSGYGLQLHGEEASVAQLAVEDLKAAHHSMLSPDRAVLAVFGNVNTDQVLEKVRESLGAWNPASGVSLEAMRRFAPDPSAGGAEIVEQREKEQAVVLMGFPGTCVDRADRHAVDLLQESCSDMGSRLFLRVRDQLGLAYYLGAFSFVGISPGFFAFYAGTAAEHASRVVEEFQKEVRLLRQDGLTDDELRRAKNKILGQRKIGRQDLGVQAMNHALDELYGLGYRHADGEDARFESVTREAIIQAARRYLAPEQAVVVKILPKK
- the lnt gene encoding apolipoprotein N-acyltransferase, whose product is MLSQVAGPNEGNPGARPCSRSQPQPRRLAQARHASASFRLKPGCWPPQDQSHDEPMRMEESHSINASNHPEPAGGPAVKHRDPWKPFRQGWPWRRITCLILAGVALGLAFPLPGWFALAWLAPGGILLAGLGTRGRAAWLHGWLAGFAFALFALRWLLNIPFPAGALAGWIALSAYVGSYVGVWNWFCQETLARCLTSPASSLPSEGEDLSMNPGLPSVASIWNNTPWGRRSSWILGCAVCWVAGEWLMARLFTGFPWLPVGMSQLSLLPLVQLGSLGGPYLVSFFVVWSSIALLGAGLSIAGIARAPVSSPLTHPRPTILGPGPSLFSRPAGWLADLALPGMALVLAFAWGWMRIQHYPKSERTVKVALIQPSIPQLLIWDRKEDGPRFQKMIELSRLALAARPDVLVWPEAALPSFSQEHFETMTRMAAEARVWMVFGADDAEPVPGNPGREAYRYYNAAFLLDRSGSVLASYRKRRLVIFGEYVPLAQWLPFLNWLTPIGTGFEPGRRPGHFTMPDLSVRMSMSICFEDVFPHSTRAAVEEETDWILNLTNNGWFGESSAQWQHAMNAAFRALENGRPVIRATNNGLTCWIDPLGRMHEVQAGSPKDVYGPGFKIAEVGVWPGKSRSSTGFRRWGDLWGGLCVGMTALQAMPLLRPRRNRRN
- a CDS encoding glutaredoxin family protein, giving the protein MNIRLFVKPWCPWCIQAVQWLDAHGIRYETLDVTSDAEAFREMEAISGQTLAPVIDVDGKILADFGAKELAAFWKTLEKESA
- the lipA gene encoding lipoyl synthase, which encodes MNSTVPTGEVRPRLPAWLRLPLPTSNTYARTRSLLDELKLHTVCESAKCPNHWECWSQGTATFMIAGDRCTRACGFCAVATAKPLPLDGDEPGRVAEATRRMGLKHVVITAVARDDLADGGAGHFRRTIECVRDLNPGIVIEVLVPDFNNRDASIQMVLEARPEVFNHNLETVKRLTPGVRSRAVYDRSLEVLRKAKAMGRGTLYTKSGLMLGLGETEEEVRQALLDLRGSGCDLVTLGQYLQPTPAHLPVSRFVEPAEFARWAEEARSLGFLHVASGPLVRSSYHAAEFQIPSRRG